In one Pempheris klunzingeri isolate RE-2024b chromosome 8, fPemKlu1.hap1, whole genome shotgun sequence genomic region, the following are encoded:
- the arl4aa gene encoding ADP-ribosylation factor-like 4aa, with amino-acid sequence MGNGLSEQPSFLSSIPFFQSFHIAILGLDSAGKTTVLYRLQFNEFVNTVPTKGFNAEKVKLSLGGHRTGTFHFWDVGGQEKLRPLWKSYTRCTDGIIFVVDSVDAERMEEAKTELHKIAKTSENQGVPLLVVANKQDLRHSLGLAEIEKLLALKELGPATPWHLQPACAIIGDGLREGLERLHDMILKRRKVLRQQRKKR; translated from the coding sequence CAACCCAGCTTCCTCTCAAGCATCCCGTTCTTCCAGTCGTTCCACATCGCCATCCTCGGGCTGGACTCCGCAGGGAAGACCACCGTTCTGTACAGACTGCAGTTCAATGAGTTTGTGAACACGGTGCCCACCAAAGGTTTCAATGCGGAGAAGGTCAAACTGTCTCTGGGCGGCCACAGGACCGGGACGTTCCACTTCTGGGACGTAGGTGGCCAGGAGAAGCTTCGCCCCTTGTGGAAGTCGTACACGCGATGCACGGACGGCATCATATTCGTGGTGGACTCTGTGGATGCGGAGCGCATGGAGGAGGCCAAGACGGAGCTCCATAAAATCGCCAAGACCTCTGAAAACCAGGGGGTGCCCCTGCTGGTGGTGGCCAACAAACAGGACTTGAGGCACTCTTTGGGACTTGCTGAAATCGAGAAATTGCTGGCGCTAAAAGAACTGGGCCCCGCCACTCCCTGGCACCTGCAGCCAGCCTGCGCCATCATAGGCGACGGACTCAGGGAGGGCCTGGAGAGACTCCATGACATGATCCTTAAAAGGAGAAAGGTGCTCCggcagcagaggaaaaagagatAG